The sequence AGTAGCTGGAGGTTTCTTTCTTGCGTTGTATATACATCTTCCTGAATCTGAATCTTCTGCATGGTATCCTGCTGCTGGGATGATTTTAGTTGGTATCCCTTGGATTTTTTGGCTTCTTACCTTAATTTATGCTTGTTTAAAGAAACTTGTATTAGGATCCATAAATTCCGACAAAAATAACAACAATAATAACAATAACAAGGTTGCACCAGTAGTTTCAAATGGTAATGGGGGAAGAAAAAGTGGTGCATCAACATCTACGAGATCATCGACGGAGTCTAATCTCGGGGCCGATAATGGTGGTGCTGGACATGTTCGATTTGGTGGTGCAACTGTAGTTGGTGACGAAGAGGACGATAATCATGACGATGGGGTTGAATCGCTTGATGATGACGATCGGGATTCAGATTTAGATCACGAAGGTGATGGTGGATTATCGTCACGTATTGGCCCAACAAGGTCCTCGTCTAGTAATGGTGAAGGATCTTCTTTATCTGTTGGTTCTCATGAATCTGAATTGCCATTAGCATTCTCTatgtgattatatatatataataaattaATTAGATCATTAATTctcattttgaaacaacaaaaATGATTAGTAGATATACTGTCGCAGGGATATGTTCATCATGATTACGAAATTCAAAGTAGCatcacttcatcatcatctagcagtctatgattttgggaaacaattgttGTCATATAAATAGATAGGGACACATTGATAGAAGGTCCTTTAGACTGAGAGACATGCATATGCATGCGAGAAATCAGAGTGAGGAAAGAGGCGAATATAGTTTCCATGTGTATTTTTAGGATGATTTTCCAAGTGTTTTCAAATTTAAAAGTTGGTTCATCTTCTTCCTCGTGTAAAGGCCTTATAGTTGTTAATTGATGTTGCACTTAAATTTCATGAGTTTTGTAGCCCAAATTATTTTAAGAAACTTAATATTATTCTCAATTCATATCAGCTAGTTACGAAGATTATAGTTTTTTATCGGGAGAAGGCTTCGCTCAATATTTTAAACATTTGATCCATAAATTGAATAAGAATTGAATATTGATTGTACAAATGTTTTTATGAATATGGATGATAATTTCTAACCAGATCGTCTACTTAATTGTTTATTTGTATTTCTTATCTCCATGCTATCCTTACATAAAGAAAGTATATGTGATTTTTCAAAAGGCTTTATTTATTTCAACTCGTACCTTTGTGATCTATTTATCTTTGGTTTGTAGATATTGATTATTACCAtaaacttaaccatttttaaatcaTATTCATAACCCAAAATCTAGGTAATCAAGCCATTAAATGTATGTGAAACAGTGAGTCGAGCAATTGATTGCCCATAGACCCCATAAACAAATcatttttttatcttcttcataTATGCCTTTATAGTGAAGGTATTACTAGAAAAAACTTTGCAATATTGTAAGAAGCTTTTGAAATTGATGTGTTAATAGATAAAAAATTATTCCACGTAAAAATATATTCTAAATCTTTTCTCTTAGAATTAAAATACTTTACGTCAATATTTTATATTTGCATGTTTTAACGAATAAATCTCCCAACTTTTCTTATTATTAACATaggtttactcaataaatactttcagtgattctCAAAGACTTTAATGGATCTCTAAACTAAAGTATTGTGTTATTGGTTGTCTACTTTTTGAATCTCTGTCAAAGTGTATGTTATTGGTAATAGCTTGTAAAAAGGTCTTCTAAAATTTGTATTATTTGTTGTAAACTTGAAAATTCAAAGGCTTTGCATACTTACCTGTTTTGAATACTTTGAGTGATTTTTGTCTATATATTTGCCGAAATAAAAGTCTTGCAAAATATGTAAGTTTCTAGAAAACTTTCGAAAAATTTAAatgtatctttattcttttgttttataTCATTTCATAAATATACAGTATGTAAAACCCCTGTCACAGATGCATAATAATTATATGATATGATTTGGCACTATCTAACTGTTAATTAAAAATGTGTAatagtaattatttttatcattACTACTTATTGCATTTTATATTGAATATAAATAAAAGATGTcagataataataatattatttatgtttaattttagttttttctttaatatattttgtttccagtTGAAGTTACTATAATAAATAAGCTATGATATTTGTATTTTATTATGTCAGATTTTTATACATTCTTTGGATTTCGTAAATTTCTATATGAAATTTATTTTTACAACTCTTCGTGACTTTACAGATCTGTATAAGACATTAGATAACTCTACATAACTCCGCAAGATTTTCCTCAATTCTGCTGAACTCTAGGAAATTTAATAATTTTTGTTACTCTTTCGAAATCTCCACAAGTCTataaaagtatttattgagtaaTATTCTTTAACAATACAATATCATTTAAGATTGATGTTCTTATTTATGAATATGTGATGTTGAACTCCAAGAAAAACAAAAGCGTTAAATGATTAATAAAGTCAGATGATTTTGATTTGATCGATTCATTCATTAAAATGAAAAATATCTAAAAGAAACATATCCCtaaatttgtattgttttttttaCTAATCGAGAGATTAGTTGAAATGTGAAACAATTATTTTACTACCTCCGCTTCAGAAAGATCCAATAAAAAATTTACTTAAATGAAATGGAAATATGATGCTCCAATATCCGTTGacttttttgttttgcttttataatCGACCAGATTCACGCTGGCAATTCTGATTATGGGTTTTTGCAGgccaaaatcataaaattatatATGTCATGTAACACAAGTATCTGTTCTTAAAATTATTTATATAATAACAAACACCAGAAAACTATTGGTGTTTGTTGCGATTCTTCCAAAACATCTGGCTATGCATAGTATATATATTCTGAACAAGCTCTTGTATTACTCTTTCCTTATCTTTGTCCTTAAATAATTATTAAGCTTGTAAACATATTGACCTCTAGGATACAACAACTTGAGGGTATATACCACGGTACAGAAATCCTGCAAAATAATTCCTTGATGGTATATAACAATGTCTATGATTAAATATAAATGTTACTTATGCAATACGAGGGTATATACTATGAAATATAGGACAAAACGAAAATCCAAGTGCCAAtcgcatgggcatgggcatggccAGGGTATAGGCATCATCCCCTACCTCGCACCTTGTGCTATCTTTGATAAACCCAAAAACTAGAATTATGCTGGTGCATATTGCAAACATTACCAAACCTCTAGCGCTTCCATTCTTCATCGTTGGTGGTTATGGAACAAACGTTTCACTTTTCGCAGTCGTGGAAAGAGCATTATCCTATCGCCGGTGTTATACGTACTAGTGTTTCCCATGCCAGTGATGGAGAACCATCTCGTCGTTGGTTAATAAGTGTTACTTCCTTTAGCCCTAGCACCTCTCGACGATGTGCACAAGTGCCTTACTTATCCCGACGCCTCATTTGCGCATCAAACCGTTTACAGTCGAGGTCGTAAGCTATTGGTACTCTAATACAACACCTCGGGAGACGAGCATTCAACGACAAAAAATTTCAACTATATATGTCAATATTTGACATCATTACTTATTACTCCTTCATATCCATGTGTTAGTGACATGAAGTGTTATACCACTGAGTATGCATACTCAACTGCCCACAACTGGCATTACTAGAGATTCTTTCTCACAGTACACTACTTACATCTCATCGTTCACATCATATCATTTATAAATCATCGCTCACAACCTATTACGTAAAGATTGTCACTCGCTTCTTATTGCGTAGAGTTCATCGCTCGCCTATTATTTCTTGTAACCCATTGCTCATTAAAGTAGTTTATTCTACTCGATTTGCTAAAAATCATTGAGTCTCTACAAGACCCATCAACCATGTACTTGACGAAGTAGTCTTATACGACTCTGTCAACTCAATATTAGTAGCATGTTAACTCTACTTGTTGATTTCttagagacatcaaacatgtcatatgggggggggggggtattcgTTAGCTTTTTGTTATAGCGGTCTACGACAGATACGATGTGTCAGCTCATATTCATAACAGAAAGAGACTAAGTCGTGATAAATGTGGAAAGAAATGAGGGATAAGTGAACATGTAAAAATCAGTCTTCCCAACAATGCAGAAAGGATTTTACTACGCATGTACAATATTCTCGAATCTTCTCGATTCTTCTATTTTCAACATGTTTTCCACTTCTCAAGAGAGACAGTGTGCTACTCCAAAGATAAATAGGCAGCTCAACCTATtcaaaaatcatctcaaaaataccAAGTAATCTCTCAAAAAGATCAGAGAGTTCTCATAGAAGTAGTTTACATCAAAGTCTAAGAACTTGATATCTACAGTTCGAAAACATCACCCATAATCACATCACCACACTGATCTCTCGCTCTTTCTCTACatacctccctaagatcaaccctatctCATCTCTTTATGACTGAAGTGGTGTTTGTACGATCATTTCTTGATATATGCAAGTTCCATACGATTGTGATATCTATAAGTCATAAAAATATTGTTACTAACCTACTTTCACTTTATTTGTTTTGCACTTAAAACATGTTGGTTACCACAacgagagatcaatctctcggttgtgaagtcgatgtcaaaaaatcaaataaaaatggtCGATATTAGGTCAGGTTCGGTAACTTCAAATCTCAAGCATGTTCCTACGAATACTAGTGGTGCTAGTAATAGTATTACACCAATCATTCCTGCTGGTATTACTCCCAGTAccagatgttagagcactgctcggtcgaactcgcaagcgttgctatctcaagcctgtttgtcaagtttagttgtcaaaactataagtcttgatttctagtctacttatagttatgtcttggattaggatagaatgtgtagttgagatttagacttcagaccgctcatcaattgaagacgaagaactactatgtCATGTCCCTTAGTTGTATTGTTAGCGTGTCTTGATATGGGCCACCCGTTAGGGGCACCCTCTTGTTGGATGCGGTTAACCTTTGTCACGAGTATCTCATGTAAGCTATGTAGTTGTCCTTTATATTCTAGAGTCTGTACCTGAGAAGTTCAGTTAATGAAAATGTAAACCTTACCTTCTTTCTTAAATCCTTCTGAAACTTCTGTCTCTAACAATGTCTTCTTATTATCCCCCTAATTCGTCTATTTCTTCTCCTAATCCTCTATATCCCTCTATCTATCCCAAatcatctctatccttagagatccaAGTTGTTCCTGATAATCCAATTTGTAGTGGGTTCATTACAAGTGTTATCAGAGCAGTCGATTCTGAGACTGCTGGCATGAGTAAGTTTGAAATTGCACTCCTATCTTCCTTGAAAACGATGATAGCTACTGAGTTTAAAGATTTCAGAGAACGTTTGTTGAAGAAGGAACTTGGATCCGGTGACGAATTACTGGTAACACCGCCAGGTTCTGACTCTCAAGCTGACTTGAAAAGGGTTTTCAACAACAGACTAAGCTTTACTGATAAAATTGAGAGTACGGTTACCGATTCACAATTGATAACTGATGCTGGAAAATTGAAGTCTGGATCTGAAGACACTGGTTTAGTTGAATCCGAGTTTATTGAGTCGAAGCTGACTGGGGACAAAGTTGATGTCAATTTGAAGTCAATTCCACTCGATTCTATTCAAGTTCAGAAACATAATTCTCACCAAATCCTTCAACTCCTAATGCAACAGATGAAGGTAATTTTCAATCTATACCCATAGTTGAATTCTATGGTGTCAATGGATCTAGTGATGTTAATAGGGTTCGGAAATGCAAGGCGTCTACAATGTTTATGGACTACCAAGAAGGTAAACCATTCACTTTTGGTAATAAATTTTGTAATGATGGTATGTATTTTGAAGTTAGGAGAGCTAAAGATTACAATTCTATTAAGGGTGTCACTCGAAATTATTCTACTTCTCTAGCAATAGATGATTGTAATTCCTGTCTGATACTTAAATTCTCAACAATCGATGGAGCCAGTGATGTTTCATCTAGTATTAATTATACCCGAATGATAATTGGTAAAGGAAGAGAGTTCGATGACCTTGTCTCGGAGTTCGATTCTATTTTACCTAGTTTTGATTATGGTTGTATATTGTTCGATCGTGGTAAAATGTGTGAGACCAGTTTGAGGAATTCCTATTCGAAGATGTTAGTTGCAATAAGTTCAGATTCATCTCAGAGATTACTTAAATACATTGCAATGAGCTGGTTCTTTCGAATGCAAGTAGTTATACGATTGGTGAAGTTGCAGTACTTGTGAAAACATCTCAAGGAGATAGTGAAGCTTGTGACACATTGATTGCTGTAAGGGTATTTGATAGAGGAAGGCTGCTATAATCGATTGGGAATAGTTCTAAATTATGCTTGAATACTCTTATTTATGGTGTGTTTTTTCTTATGGGGTTAACCCTGATGAATGAGTATAATGTGAATATTGTTTATGAGCAGCTTTACAATTCGAAGATGTTCACTGTCACCaacaaccaatattcaagtgtaaAGTGTATTGGCTATAGCCTTGATTTTGCTCAAAGGTTATTTAATCGTGGTAAAGCATGTGACGTACTTAAAAGTGGGTATTCAGTGTATGATCTAATTCTGGAACTTGGGCTCTGTTTTGAATTCTTATTCAACTACATGAATGTGGTTTGGTTTGTTAAAAATGGTGATTGTGGTGATGCTAGAAAGCTATCTGAAAAACTGCAACTCCAAGTTGATGTTCTCTGGACTACTAACTTGAGTCTTCAAATGCCATGGCAAGGTGGAAAAGTATATTTCCAGGTGCTTAAGGTTCTTAATGTAGAAGGTGCAACAGGTGGTTGTAGTAAGTTGTTTGATGAATTTTCACGGCAAGGTGAACAATTGCAGTTCTCCTGTACATATGACAGTGGCTTGGAAGGTATTCATGAAGATAAAAAAACTCTCAAAAGGCGATGTTATACTTCTAGGAGCACGAGGCACGTTAATTACAAGTTCCTTGAAGAAATGTTGCAGCTTGTTATTGGTCTTTGCACTAAATTGGTTATACAAGGGACAAAGAAAAAGGGGTTTAACCTTTTGGTATTCTTATATGTGTTTGTATTCACTTGGTTCTCTTTCAGTTTAAAGAGCACGGGGAATTCTTGTtattatatttttgttttcttagagCCAGTTGGATTATCTGATCTTACCGTGTGTGGTAATAGTGATTGGAGTTTAACTCGGGATCTGAACCATTCTCTATTACAACTTCAGAATGCTTTGCCTGTGAAGATGGAGACAAGGAGAGAACAACGTCAGAGTTATTATTGTTGCAAGGTTTTTAAGCTACATTTTCACTGCGGCCAGCAACATCCCTTGGTACTACTTTTACCTAAGCGATGCGAGAAAGAATTTGTTACTGCAGGTCTAATAGTCGAAGCACTAAAACGTAAAAGGATAATTGAAGAAGTTTTCATTTATATCCTTACTGGCAGTCGAAAAGCATCAGTTATGCATGGGTTGGAGTATCATAGCATGGAAGAGTGTCTTGTGCAGTATAGAGTAAAGACTATTTTGCAGCACAATCTTGTCTCGAACTGGTGGGAAACTCAAGATGGTTTAACGACAGTATAACCTTGCTTTCCACTGTCAAGAAATGTACCGTTGGAATCTCATATCAACCAAATAGGGGTTTTGGCAGAATGGGAATTCGTGTTCGGCGAAATCACTGGAGTTCCTTATGGTCTTCTTCTTGGTATGATCATAGTACAATGAGTAGTCGAGTTAGTTGAGTTTTGGCATAATCTTGCAAGAGCTTTCTCAGCTAGTGGATGGACAGGATCAACATTCGTTTCGAAAATTATCACCTCTAGTTGGGGATTTGAAGTTGGTTATGAGGTCAGAATAAGAAAAGTAAAGCTAGTTGTACAGGGCTTCGCAACACTTGATGTGATGATAATGGGAACACTCTTAGCCAGTCTTGTTatgttcttcttcaattgatttgGAGTTACGAGATATGTCCTCAAACTGCAGCTGATCTGAACAGTGAGAGAAAATTTGCCGGTATTGGTATTTTTGATAAGAGATGCAATACTTCAGTTGGGAATTTTATAGAAATAGAAGAGTCTGCAAATCGCATACAGTTAACAAATGCATCTCATGAAATTTGGATTTGTTCTATTACCTTGATAATTCATTGAATGCTTCTGTGGACCCTCGGAAAAGGAAGTATACCCTCACAAGCTACAATTCGATATCCAAGTTTGAGTTACTTGCCAGCAATAAGGAGCTTAGTCTTTTACCAGTGAGGATCAAGTTGCGACTACAACTCCACATGTCGCCAGGTCATTACAAGAGAATAAACATGAAGATTAATATTCAACCCTCAACTGGTAATGAAGAAAGTCTGGTTAAGGGGGCTTATACAACCAGTAACACTATCATTTTGACGATGATTGTGGCTATGATGGAATCATGACCAAGATGGGTCTAGCAGTTCACTTGAAAAAGATCAACGGGTTGTGAGTTTTTACTTTAAGTATGCCAGGGTCGCATTCATATGTACTAATAGTTTGGAGAAGCAGTTT comes from Papaver somniferum cultivar HN1 chromosome 7, ASM357369v1, whole genome shotgun sequence and encodes:
- the LOC113292720 gene encoding homeobox protein B-H2-like, producing MALTKQQQEKKQGDVRIYLVSCVLFFCIVAGGFFLALYIHLPESESSAWYPAAGMILVGIPWIFWLLTLIYACLKKLVLGSINSDKNNNNNNNNKVAPVVSNGNGGRKSGASTSTRSSTESNLGADNGGAGHVRFGGATVVGDEEDDNHDDGVESLDDDDRDSDLDHEGDGGLSSRIGPTRSSSSNGEGSSLSVGSHESELPLAFSM